Proteins from one Anaerobranca californiensis DSM 14826 genomic window:
- a CDS encoding pyruvate, water dikinase regulatory protein has translation MDKPVIYVLSDSLGETAELVVKAAASQFNSGNAVINRVPYVTDKETVNEAIHDAVKDNAMVAFTFVLPELREYTIKLCQLKKLPYVDILGPVMEQLIRITNKEPKFEPGIMRKLDTEYFKRIEAIEFAVKYDDGKDPRGLLRADVVLVGVSRTSKTPLSMYLAHKQIKAANVPLVPEVKPPKELFQVDPKKIVGLIISPHQLNEIRKERLLALGLRDHASYASMERILMELEYAEEIMTKLNCPILDVTNKAVEETASRILKIIKEG, from the coding sequence ATGGATAAACCGGTTATTTATGTTTTATCAGATTCTTTAGGGGAAACAGCAGAGCTTGTAGTTAAAGCAGCTGCTAGTCAATTTAACTCAGGTAATGCCGTAATAAATAGAGTTCCTTATGTTACCGATAAAGAAACGGTAAATGAAGCTATACACGATGCTGTAAAGGATAATGCCATGGTTGCCTTTACTTTTGTTTTACCGGAACTTAGGGAATATACAATTAAACTTTGTCAGCTGAAAAAATTGCCATATGTAGATATATTAGGGCCTGTCATGGAGCAATTGATTAGAATAACTAATAAAGAGCCTAAATTTGAGCCTGGGATAATGAGAAAGTTAGATACTGAATATTTTAAAAGAATAGAAGCAATAGAATTTGCTGTAAAATATGATGATGGTAAAGATCCTAGGGGATTATTAAGGGCTGATGTTGTTTTAGTGGGAGTATCTAGGACTTCTAAAACTCCTTTAAGTATGTATTTAGCCCATAAACAAATAAAAGCAGCAAATGTCCCTTTAGTTCCAGAAGTTAAACCACCTAAGGAATTATTTCAGGTGGATCCTAAAAAAATTGTCGGTTTAATAATATCACCACATCAGTTAAACGAGATTAGAAAAGAAAGATTGTTAGCATTAGGACTAAGGGATCATGCAAGTTATGCCTCTATGGAAAGGATCTTAATGGAATTGGAATATGCAGAAGAGATCATGACGAAATTAAACTGTCCCATTTTAGATGTCACCAATAAAGCGGTAGAAGAAACCGCTAGTAGAATACTAAAAATTATTAAGGAGGGCTAA
- a CDS encoding helix-turn-helix transcriptional regulator: MELNARQYKILDIVKNNQPITGEEIAQKLNLTRATLRPDLSILTMSGLLEARPRVGYFYVDKGFTNITGDYLKKLKVGEVKSLPIVITEGQSIYEAIVTLFLEDVGTIYVVKDGFLSGVVSRKDLLKTTMGKANLETTPVDVVMTRLSHIIFVEEDSSVYEAIKKIINYQVDSLPVVKKVIVDGKEYLEVVGRFTKTNIAKLFLELAEGK, encoded by the coding sequence ATGGAGCTCAATGCAAGACAATATAAGATCTTAGATATTGTTAAAAATAACCAGCCAATAACAGGGGAAGAAATTGCCCAAAAGCTAAATTTAACTAGGGCTACTTTAAGGCCTGATTTATCTATCTTAACAATGTCTGGACTTTTGGAAGCTAGGCCAAGGGTTGGTTATTTTTATGTGGATAAAGGATTTACTAATATTACAGGTGATTACTTAAAAAAATTGAAAGTTGGAGAAGTTAAAAGTTTACCTATTGTTATAACAGAAGGTCAAAGTATATATGAGGCTATTGTCACTTTATTTTTAGAAGATGTGGGAACTATCTATGTGGTTAAGGATGGTTTTTTATCCGGTGTAGTTTCAAGAAAAGATTTATTAAAAACAACTATGGGTAAAGCAAACTTAGAGACAACCCCTGTAGATGTTGTGATGACTAGACTTTCCCACATTATATTTGTAGAAGAAGACAGTTCAGTCTATGAAGCCATTAAAAAAATAATCAATTATCAAGTTGATTCATTACCGGTAGTTAAAAAGGTAATTGTTGACGGTAAAGAATATTTAGAAGTTGTAGGGAGATTTACTAAAACTAATATTGCTAAATTGTTTTTAGAGTTAGCTGAAGGAAAATAG
- a CDS encoding pseudouridine synthase codes for MERLQKFMATAGVASRRKSEELILEGKVKVNGIVVRELGFKVSEKDIVEVEGKVINKDIKHVYYLLNKPIGYVTTVKDPQGRKTVMELVPKDKRVFPVGRLDIMTDGLLLLTDDGQLAYQLTHPKYLVEKEYHVKVKGKVGLDQIEKLQNGIMLEDGLTAPAKAVILKEDKGETLISLTIHEGRNRQVRRMMDAIGKKVLKLTRVRYGHLTLAGVPVGKYRLLTKKEVEKFKNSVTHLSKILDKKQ; via the coding sequence ATAGAAAGGTTACAAAAATTTATGGCCACAGCAGGGGTAGCTTCAAGGAGAAAATCAGAGGAATTGATTTTAGAAGGTAAAGTAAAGGTAAACGGTATAGTGGTAAGGGAATTAGGGTTTAAAGTTTCAGAAAAAGATATAGTAGAAGTAGAAGGAAAAGTAATAAATAAAGATATAAAACACGTATATTATTTACTTAATAAACCTATAGGTTATGTAACAACAGTAAAAGATCCACAAGGAAGAAAAACCGTTATGGAATTAGTACCTAAGGATAAAAGGGTTTTTCCAGTGGGAAGATTAGATATAATGACTGACGGGTTGTTACTGTTAACGGATGATGGTCAGTTAGCTTATCAGTTAACTCATCCTAAGTATTTAGTAGAAAAAGAATACCATGTTAAAGTTAAAGGGAAGGTGGGCTTAGATCAGATTGAAAAACTTCAAAATGGAATTATGTTAGAGGATGGTTTAACTGCTCCGGCAAAAGCTGTTATCTTAAAGGAAGATAAAGGGGAGACATTGATTTCTTTAACTATCCATGAAGGACGTAATAGACAAGTTAGAAGGATGATGGATGCTATAGGGAAAAAAGTATTAAAACTCACTAGGGTTCGTTATGGTCATTTGACATTAGCAGGAGTTCCAGTAGGGAAATATAGATTATTAACTAAAAAAGAAGTAGAAAAATTTAAAAATAGTGTAACACATTTATCAAAAATACTAGACAAAAAACAATAA